The following proteins are co-located in the Doryrhamphus excisus isolate RoL2022-K1 chromosome 15, RoL_Dexc_1.0, whole genome shotgun sequence genome:
- the LOC131102820 gene encoding phosphoribosyl pyrophosphate synthase-associated protein 2: MNHTKGGLVIFTANSHPASRELGKRIAERLGVELGKVQVYQEANRETRVQIQESVRGKDVFVIQTVSKDVNTTIMEMLIMVYACRTSCARSITGVLPYFPYSKQCKMRKRGSIVSKLIASMMCKAGLTHLITMDLHQKEIQGFFNIPVDNLRASPFLLQYIQEEIPDYRNAVIVAKSPSSAKRAQSFAERLRLGIAVIHGEAQDAESDQVDGRHSPPTVKTTGAIHPSMEIPLLIPKEKPPITVVGDVGGRIAIIVDDIIDDVDSFVAAAETLKERGAYKIYIMATHGILSCDAPRFIEESSIDEVVVTNTIPHELQKLQCPKIKTVDISMILSEAIRRIHNGESMSYLFRNIGVDD, from the exons ATGAACCACACCAAGGGTGGCCTGGTTATCTTCACCGCCAACTCGCACCCTGCGAGTCGCGAATTGGGCAAGAGGATTGCAGA GCGATTAGGGGTGGAGCTTGGCAAAGTACAGGTTTACCAGGAAGCCAACAGAG AAACACGGGTACAGATCCAAGAGTCCGTACGAGGGAAGGATGTCTTTGTGATTCAGACAGTGTCCAA AGATGTGAACACGACCATCATGGAGATGCTGATCATGGTGTATGCATGCAGGACATCTTGTGCAAGAAGCATCACAGGTGTCCTCCCGTACTTCCCTTACAGCAAGCAGTGTAAGATGAGAAAGAGGGGCTCCATCGTCTCCAAGCTTATTGCTTCCATGATGTGTAAAGCAG GTCTCACACACCTAATCACTATGGACCTCCATCAGAAGGAGATTCAAGGTTTTTTCAACATCCCAGTTGACAACCTGAGAGCGTCGCCCTTCTTGCTGCAGTACATCCAAGAAGAG ATCCCTGACTACAGGAATGCTGTGATTGTGGCCAAATCCCCTTCATCTGCTAAAAG GGCCCAGTCATTTGCTGAACGCCTGCGTCTTGGTATCGCAGTGATCCACGGTGAAGCTCAGGATGCGGAGTCCGACCAGGTCGATGGACGACACTCCCCACCCACTGTCAAGACCACTGGAGCCATCCACCCCAGCATGGAGATACCAT TGTTGATCCCGAAGGAGAAGCCTCCCATCACTGTGGTAGGAGACGTAGGAGGCCGCATCGCTATCATTGTG GATGACATCATCGATGATGTTGACAGCTTTGTGGCAGCCGCTGAGACGCTGAAGGAAAGAGGAGCCTACAAGATCTACATCATGGCAACACACGGTATCCTCTCCTGTGATGCCCCCAGGTTCATAGAGGAGTCCTCCATCGACGAG GTGGTGGTGACCAACACGATCCCTCATGAGCTGCAGAAGCTCCAGTGTCCAAAGATCAAAACAGTGGACATCAGCATGATCTTGTCGGAGGCCATCCGGCGCATTCACAACGGGGAGTCCATGTCCTATCTTTTCCGCAACATTGGAGTGGACGACTGA